In Mauremys reevesii isolate NIE-2019 linkage group 8, ASM1616193v1, whole genome shotgun sequence, a single genomic region encodes these proteins:
- the GLRX2 gene encoding glutaredoxin 2 isoform X2 gives MVALWGALRAAGSRLRMGNSPSTSMGLSNAATENKIQETISDNCVVIFSKTTCGYCKMAKKLFQDMNVNYTAIELDMYENGSQFQDILHQMTGGRTVPRVFINGAFIGGATDTQRLHQEGKLLPLVHQCQMRRAKNSDLPCSLP, from the exons ATGGTGGCCTTGTGGGGAGCCCTGCGCGCCGCCGGCAGCCGGCTCAG AATGGGAAATAGCCCATCTACTTCAATGGGATTGTCTAATGCTGCTACTGAGAACAAGATCCAG gaaacCATTTCGGACAACTGTGTAGTGATTTTCTCTAAAACAACGTGTGGCTACTGCAAAATGGCAAAGAAACTGTTCCAGGATATGAATGTAAATTACACAGCAATAGAACTAGACATGTACGAAAATGGAAGCCAGTTTCAAGACATTCTTCATCAAATGACTGGTGGCAGGACG GTTCCAAGAGTGTTTATTAATGGGGCTTTCATCGGAGGTGCTACAGATACTCAAAGGCTTCACCAGGAAGGCAAGCTGCTTCCATTAGTTCATCAATGTCAAATGAGAAGAGCAAAAAATTCTGATCTGCCATGTAGCCTACCTTAG
- the GLRX2 gene encoding glutaredoxin 2 isoform X3, with the protein MGNSPSTSMGLSNAATENKIQETISDNCVVIFSKTTCGYCKMAKKLFQDMNVNYTAIELDMYENGSQFQDILHQMTGGRTVPRVFINGAFIGGATDTQRLHQEGKLLPLVHQCQMRRAKNSDLPCSLP; encoded by the exons ATGGGAAATAGCCCATCTACTTCAATGGGATTGTCTAATGCTGCTACTGAGAACAAGATCCAG gaaacCATTTCGGACAACTGTGTAGTGATTTTCTCTAAAACAACGTGTGGCTACTGCAAAATGGCAAAGAAACTGTTCCAGGATATGAATGTAAATTACACAGCAATAGAACTAGACATGTACGAAAATGGAAGCCAGTTTCAAGACATTCTTCATCAAATGACTGGTGGCAGGACG GTTCCAAGAGTGTTTATTAATGGGGCTTTCATCGGAGGTGCTACAGATACTCAAAGGCTTCACCAGGAAGGCAAGCTGCTTCCATTAGTTCATCAATGTCAAATGAGAAGAGCAAAAAATTCTGATCTGCCATGTAGCCTACCTTAG
- the GLRX2 gene encoding glutaredoxin 2 isoform X1 — protein MVALWGALRAAGSRLRSVRRGPGAVTSHPPGAPGKGGSGPACIGLSPRMGNSPSTSMGLSNAATENKIQETISDNCVVIFSKTTCGYCKMAKKLFQDMNVNYTAIELDMYENGSQFQDILHQMTGGRTVPRVFINGAFIGGATDTQRLHQEGKLLPLVHQCQMRRAKNSDLPCSLP, from the exons ATGGTGGCCTTGTGGGGAGCCCTGCGCGCCGCCGGCAGCCGGCTCAGGTCCGTGCGGCGGGGCCCTGGAGCTGTGACCTCGCACCCACCGGGGGCCCCGGGAAAGGGCGGGTCTGGCCCTGCCTGCATCGGCCTCTCCCCCCG AATGGGAAATAGCCCATCTACTTCAATGGGATTGTCTAATGCTGCTACTGAGAACAAGATCCAG gaaacCATTTCGGACAACTGTGTAGTGATTTTCTCTAAAACAACGTGTGGCTACTGCAAAATGGCAAAGAAACTGTTCCAGGATATGAATGTAAATTACACAGCAATAGAACTAGACATGTACGAAAATGGAAGCCAGTTTCAAGACATTCTTCATCAAATGACTGGTGGCAGGACG GTTCCAAGAGTGTTTATTAATGGGGCTTTCATCGGAGGTGCTACAGATACTCAAAGGCTTCACCAGGAAGGCAAGCTGCTTCCATTAGTTCATCAATGTCAAATGAGAAGAGCAAAAAATTCTGATCTGCCATGTAGCCTACCTTAG